The following are encoded together in the Heterodontus francisci isolate sHetFra1 unplaced genomic scaffold, sHetFra1.hap1 HAP1_SCAFFOLD_54, whole genome shotgun sequence genome:
- the LOC137359137 gene encoding probable G-protein coupled receptor 139 has protein sequence MHRPMQWVPNIFYVILAIIGVPVNLVSIVILSKGNCGLSSCTACYLVAMSTADLLVIITEIILRRINNLYFPLNFLDLTSVCRSRYVLNRAAIDCSVWFTIAFTFDRFVAICCQKLKSKYCTKKTANVVPSTTSILLCLKNIPTYLRYKPRRVIDNVEWHCSNKPSYFTDPRWIGFRMFEKALTPLLPFILILLLNVLTVRHILVTSRVRQRLRGQSKKDHHSDSEMERRRNSMILLFSISGSFIFLWLVYILYIFDAGDLLDGESFDIFEDVAYMLRNLNCCTNTFIYVVTQSEFREQLKSVVKYAVTSIIKLTNKQRN, from the coding sequence ttaatttagtgtcaattgtgatcctgtccaagggaaattgcggactctccagctgcaccgcctgctacctggtggccatgtcaacggcagatctactggttattatcactgagatcatactccggagaatcaataatctttatttcccattaaatttcctggacctcacctctgtgtgtcgctctcgttatgtcctgaaccgtgcagccatcgactgttccgtctggttcaccatcgctttcacatttgatcgatttgtcgccatttgttgccagaagctgaaatcaaaatattgcacgaaGAAAACTGCGAATGTGGTTCCATCAACAAccagcattctgctctgtctaaaaaatattcccacctacttaAGATATAAACCGAGACGGGTAATCGACAATGTCGAATGGCACTGCTcgaataagccaagctattttactgaccctcgatggattggatttagaatgtttgaaaaagctttaacaccattattgccattcattttaattctgttgctgaacgttctgacggtcagacacattttagtgaccagtcgagttcgtcagagactgaggggtcagagcaagaaagatcatcacagtgactctgaaatggagagaagaaggaattctatgattttactcttcagcatatctggcagtttcatatttctgtggctggtgtatattttatatatctttgatgCTGGTGATCTCTTAGATGGTGAATCTTTTGATATATTTGAagatgtcgcatatatgctgcggaatttaaattgctgtacaaacacatttatttatgtggtcactcagtccgagttcagagagcagttaaagagtgtggtgaaatatgcagttacatcaattattaaattaactaATAAACAAAGGAACTGA